CGACATGGGACGGGCCGAAGGCGCCGCCGACGTATCCCTGGGCGAGTGCTCCTCCGCTGACCAGGAGTGCCGCGCTGGCGGCCACGGCCGTCATGATGATCTTTTTCATGGTGTGAATGTCTTTGAGTTGGTGTTGTGGGTGAGCGGTACTTCACCGTGCTCCCCCCGCACGGCGCGGCGAGTGTATTTCGCAGCGGACACACTCCTGGCCATCGCGTGGCGGCTGCACCACAGGAGGGTGTGCACGATCCAACGGTGTCGGACGGCAGCCCGTCTCGGGAGAGGACCGGAACCGAATCTGCGCCCCGGAGTCGACCGGAATGCGCCGGACGCGTTACAACAGTACGTGTGCGGTACGAGCCGCCCCCCCGGAGAGCACCATGAACATTCGCCCGATCGCCGCTGTCGCCACCCTGTCCGCCGCCCTGGCCGGCTGCGGCGTCGCCCCCCTCGATGCCCAGTGGAAGGACCCGGCCACCCCGGCCGAATCCCTGCGGGGCAGCACCGTTCTGGTCGTCTGCGAGGCCGAGGAACTGGTCGTGCGGCAGATGTGCCAGGACAAGGTGGCCGCGGAGCTGCGCACCTATGGCGCGAACACCGCGCTGCTGCCGAACAACGTCGACGCGTCGCCGGTTCGCCTGACCGACGAGGCCCGGGCCGTGAAGGCCCGGGTGATCTTCAACACCAAGGTGAGCCCCGATTACCAGCGGTACGGCAGCAGCTCGGGCGTGACCGTGGGCTTCGGCGTGGGCTCGGGCGGCTACTACGGCCGCGGCGGTGGCTTCGGCGGGGTGGGCATCTCGGCCCCGATCGGCGGGTCCCGCATGACCTACGGCTACGTGGCCAACGCGAGCCTGAGCGACGTGGGCAGCGGCCGGCTGCTGTGGACCGGCAAGGCGAGCACCCGCGACTCCACCGACCTCAACTGGCAGCTCGATTCGCTGACCAAGGCCGTGGTGGGCGGGGTGCAGCAGGCCGGCTACTTCTGAGGGCGGACGCACCTCTTCCGCCGGCCTGAAGGACGGCGGGACCATCCCCGGGGAGGTTTACTCCCCGTCGATCAGCTGGGACACACCCTGCGTGCGGGCCAGCCACAGGTACGCGGCCGCGTCGGCGTCGAGTTCGCGGTAGCCCGTGGTGGTGGCCAGCTCGGCGGCGATGTCGTCGGCGCGGATGCCCGCGAGCCCGGGATCGAGCTCCACGAGCGTCTGCGCGCACAGCAGCCGCCACACCTGGCCGTCGGGTGAATCGGTGGCGGGGTCGATGGGCAGACCCGCCGCGATGTCGATGATGTCGTCGTTGGTCATCTCTGTGACGCTCCCTGGTCTGACCTCCGATTTATAGGACAAATTCGCGGGCGCGTTGTGCGTGGGGCGATGAGCGGACGGCGGCGGGTGACGGGTGGCGCGCGGCGCCGCCATCTGCCCATCTGCGTTTCCCGAGGACCGGTCGGTGGTTCGCGTCGTTTCCAGGGGCCCCCCCTGGCTGGCACACTGCGCTCTTGCCGCCTCGCCGAGGCGCACCGGAGGCCCGTGCCCCATGAGCTTCGTGATCCCCCTGAATCCGCAGGCCGCCTCGGCCGAAACCATGGCGGACCGCCTGGCCCTCCGCCTCGCCACGACCGCCGTGGCCCGCGACCAGGCCGGCGGCCACGCCGCCGAGGAGCGGCAATGGATCCGCGACAGCGGGTTGCTGAGCCTCACCATCCCCGCGGCCCACGGGGGGCAGGGCGCCGACTGGCCCACCTTCTATCGCACGCTGCGGCGGCTTGCCGAGGCGGACAGCGCGCTGGCCCACGTCTACGGCTTCCACCACCTGCAACTCGCGAGCGTCCAGCTCTACGGCTCGCCGGAACAGCATGCCCGCTACCTGCGCGGCACCATCGAACACGGCTGGTTCTGGGGCAACGCACTCAACCCGCTGGACAAGCGCCTCGTGGCGACGGAAGTCGACGGCGGCTACCGCCTCGACGGTCTCAAGGGGTTCGCATCGGGGGCGCTGGGGTCGGACCAACTGGTGGTGTCCGCGTGGCTGCCCGACCGCGAAGCGCTGCTCGTCGGCGTGGTGCCCACGGGGCGCGACGGTGTCGCGGTGCAGGGCGATTGGGACGCGTTCGGCCAGCGTCAGACCGACAGCGGCACCGTCACGTTCGACCAGGTGGCGCTCGCGCACGCCGAGGTGCTTCAGGCGCCGGGCACGGTGCCCACACCGCAGGCCACGCTGCGCTCGCAGCTCGCGCAGCTGATTCTCGTGAACCTCTACACCGGCATCGCGCGGGGCGCGTTCGATGCGGCCCGCCGCTACACGGTGGAGGAGTCGCGCCCGTGGTTCGCCTCCGGCGTGTCGCGGGCCGCCGACGACCCGTTCGTGCAGCACCGCTACGGCGACCTGTGGCTCAAGGTTCGACCGGCGATCGTCCTCGCCGACGACGCCG
This genomic stretch from Piscinibacter gummiphilus harbors:
- a CDS encoding acyl-CoA dehydrogenase family protein; translated protein: MSFVIPLNPQAASAETMADRLALRLATTAVARDQAGGHAAEERQWIRDSGLLSLTIPAAHGGQGADWPTFYRTLRRLAEADSALAHVYGFHHLQLASVQLYGSPEQHARYLRGTIEHGWFWGNALNPLDKRLVATEVDGGYRLDGLKGFASGALGSDQLVVSAWLPDREALLVGVVPTGRDGVAVQGDWDAFGQRQTDSGTVTFDQVALAHAEVLQAPGTVPTPQATLRSQLAQLILVNLYTGIARGAFDAARRYTVEESRPWFASGVSRAADDPFVQHRYGDLWLKVRPAIVLADDAAQRLDQAFRRGAALTAADRGEVALAVAEAKVLAHRAAIEVSSQLFELTGARSTSTRLGLDRFWRNARVHTLHDPVDYKLRTLGRHALLGELPEPTAYS